The [Eubacterium] siraeum genome contains a region encoding:
- the iorA gene encoding indolepyruvate ferredoxin oxidoreductase subunit alpha — translation MSELMLGNQAVARGLYEAGVSVISSYPGTPSTEITEFSSKYPEDEMYCEWAPNEKVACEVAIGASIAGARSFCAMKHVGLNVAADPLFTASYTGVNGGMVLAVADDPGMHSSQNEQDSRHYAIGAKVPMLEPSDSQECKDYAKLAYEISEKFDTPVILRLTTRVSHSQSAVTTADRIPHAIPEYKKNIAKNVMVPANAIKKHVVVEQRTLDLIEYAETSGINTVEMNSDEIGVITSGICYQYAKEALGDKASYLKLGMVNPLPVKLIKDFAAKVKTLYVIEELDDVIETHCRKNGIDVKGKELFTLQGEYFQSKVRQVVLGENDEWQTLDAEIPVRPPVLCAGCPHRGVFYILKKLGVMVSGDIGCYTLGAAAPLSAIDTTVCMGASISGLHGFNKGRKGEYEGKAVAVIGDSTFMHSGITSLVDIAYNRSNSTVIVLDNSITGMTGHQNNPANGKNIYGDPASAVNLEALAHAIGINSVTVVDPGDLAETERVIKEELAKAEPSLIIARKPCALLKTVKHKPPFHIDADKCKNCKSCMRIGCPALVSGDKCITIDNTLCVGCGLCEQLCKFDAIKE, via the coding sequence ATGTCTGAATTAATGTTAGGTAATCAGGCGGTCGCAAGAGGTCTTTACGAGGCAGGAGTCAGCGTTATATCAAGCTACCCCGGCACACCCAGCACCGAGATAACCGAATTTTCGTCAAAATATCCCGAAGACGAAATGTACTGTGAATGGGCTCCCAACGAGAAGGTAGCCTGCGAGGTCGCAATAGGCGCAAGTATTGCAGGTGCAAGGAGCTTCTGCGCTATGAAGCACGTTGGTCTTAACGTAGCCGCTGACCCTCTTTTCACAGCAAGCTACACAGGCGTAAACGGCGGTATGGTGCTTGCAGTAGCCGATGACCCCGGTATGCACAGCTCACAAAACGAGCAGGACTCACGCCACTATGCCATCGGCGCCAAGGTTCCTATGCTTGAACCGTCCGACTCACAGGAGTGCAAGGACTACGCAAAGCTCGCTTATGAGATTTCGGAAAAGTTCGACACTCCTGTGATTTTAAGACTTACAACAAGAGTAAGCCACTCTCAGTCGGCTGTAACAACAGCGGACAGAATCCCCCACGCTATCCCCGAATACAAGAAGAATATCGCAAAGAACGTAATGGTTCCCGCAAACGCTATAAAGAAGCACGTTGTAGTTGAACAGCGTACACTCGACCTTATCGAATATGCCGAAACATCGGGCATAAACACAGTCGAGATGAACAGTGATGAGATAGGCGTTATCACATCGGGTATCTGCTACCAGTACGCAAAGGAAGCGCTGGGCGACAAGGCAAGCTACTTAAAGCTTGGTATGGTGAACCCTCTGCCCGTAAAGCTGATAAAGGACTTTGCCGCTAAGGTAAAGACGCTCTATGTTATCGAAGAGCTTGACGATGTTATCGAAACACACTGCCGCAAGAACGGCATTGACGTAAAGGGCAAGGAGCTGTTCACCCTTCAGGGCGAATACTTCCAGAGCAAAGTAAGACAGGTCGTTCTCGGTGAAAATGACGAATGGCAGACTCTCGATGCCGAGATACCCGTTCGTCCTCCCGTACTCTGCGCAGGATGTCCCCACAGAGGCGTATTCTACATACTCAAAAAGCTCGGCGTTATGGTAAGCGGCGATATAGGCTGTTACACGCTCGGCGCCGCCGCTCCTCTCAGTGCGATTGACACAACAGTATGTATGGGCGCAAGCATAAGCGGTCTGCACGGCTTCAACAAGGGCAGAAAGGGCGAATACGAGGGCAAGGCGGTAGCCGTTATCGGTGACAGCACATTTATGCACAGCGGTATCACGAGCCTTGTTGACATTGCATACAACCGCAGTAATTCTACCGTTATCGTCCTTGATAACAGCATTACAGGTATGACAGGCCACCAGAACAACCCTGCAAACGGCAAGAACATATACGGCGACCCTGCGTCTGCCGTTAACCTTGAAGCACTCGCTCACGCTATCGGCATAAACAGCGTTACAGTTGTAGACCCCGGCGACCTTGCCGAAACCGAAAGAGTTATAAAGGAGGAGCTTGCAAAGGCTGAGCCTTCGCTCATAATCGCACGCAAGCCCTGCGCTCTGCTCAAGACTGTAAAGCACAAGCCTCCGTTCCATATAGATGCCGACAAGTGCAAGAACTGCAAGTCCTGTATGAGAATAGGCTGTCCGGCACTGGTTTCAGGCGACAAGTGCATCACTATCGACAATACCCTGTGCGTAGGCTGCGGACTGTGCGAACAGCTCTGTAAGTTTGACGCTATCAAGGAATAA
- the aguA gene encoding agmatine deiminase, whose amino-acid sequence MKIISDSTPLIDGYRMPAEFSSHSGCIIIFPERPDSWQYGGVKAKKAFCEVACAIAKSEKVTVLASFEQYENARRMLPPHIRVVEMSSDDAWARDVSPEFVVNDKGDMRGVDWYFNAWGGLVDGLYFPWDKDNKIARKVCDMLDVDVYDFSDFVLEGGSISADGEGTILTTEACLLSAGRNPQLSKAEIEENLCEGLGAKKVIWLPGGILGDETNEHVDNICVFAAPHTVLLSWCEDETSEQYKMCRACLNVLENSTDALGRKIDVVKLAMPKPIYMTEEEVAGLDLFDGEPTRDTVSPLSASYVNLYIGNKTVVMPAFGGENTEYDLRAKSEVQKVFPDRGIIQIYARDILIGGGNIHCITHQIPSFVRKETPYDK is encoded by the coding sequence TTGAAGATTATTTCCGACTCAACGCCGCTCATTGACGGCTACCGTATGCCTGCGGAGTTTTCCTCGCACAGCGGCTGTATAATAATATTCCCCGAGCGGCCGGATTCGTGGCAGTACGGCGGCGTAAAGGCAAAAAAAGCGTTCTGCGAGGTTGCCTGCGCCATCGCAAAAAGCGAAAAGGTCACCGTTCTTGCCTCATTTGAACAGTATGAGAACGCACGCAGAATGCTCCCCCCTCATATCCGTGTTGTCGAGATGTCCTCTGACGATGCGTGGGCAAGAGATGTTTCACCCGAGTTCGTTGTGAACGATAAGGGCGATATGCGTGGTGTGGACTGGTATTTCAATGCGTGGGGCGGTCTTGTTGACGGGCTTTATTTCCCGTGGGACAAGGATAACAAGATAGCACGCAAGGTCTGCGATATGCTCGATGTCGATGTCTATGACTTCAGCGACTTCGTTCTTGAGGGCGGAAGTATAAGTGCTGACGGCGAGGGTACGATTCTTACCACTGAAGCGTGTCTGCTCAGCGCAGGAAGAAATCCTCAGCTGTCAAAAGCGGAAATCGAAGAAAATCTCTGCGAGGGTCTCGGCGCAAAAAAAGTAATATGGCTTCCGGGCGGTATACTGGGCGATGAAACAAACGAGCACGTTGACAACATCTGCGTGTTCGCCGCTCCCCACACCGTGCTTTTATCATGGTGCGAGGACGAAACGAGCGAACAGTACAAGATGTGCCGAGCCTGCCTTAACGTGCTTGAAAACAGCACAGACGCACTCGGCAGAAAGATAGACGTTGTAAAGCTCGCTATGCCAAAGCCGATATATATGACTGAGGAAGAAGTCGCAGGTCTTGACCTATTTGACGGCGAGCCTACAAGAGATACCGTAAGCCCGCTCAGCGCAAGCTATGTAAATCTTTATATAGGCAATAAGACAGTGGTAATGCCCGCTTTCGGCGGCGAGAATACAGAGTATGACCTCAGAGCAAAGAGTGAAGTTCAGAAGGTATTCCCCGACCGTGGGATAATACAGATATACGCCCGTGATATACTTATCGGCGGCGGCAATATCCATTGCATAACCCACCAGATACCGTCATTTGTCAGAAAGGAAACTCCCTATGATAAGTAA
- a CDS encoding PD-(D/E)XK nuclease family protein, producing MTHIITGPAGSGKTAALYELLKNDSKSRILLVPDQFVFESERRVAKETDEKTSDIKVMGFMSLSESILKKHCPQKTYADTTAKTAIMSGAVRGLCGDLKFYGNAARKNGFVEMCLSAVNELKAAGISADELTNTLHSPEKNTAERLPVHLAEKMGDIAAVYSVYDKKLTEKYADRQDNLTLAAQVIRNGDSFDENTTIYIDGFDSFSGAQQNFLRALADKGVNFVVALCTDENKAEVFATCDRTERLFERGNREDIKYTRLCGKAPRYKNGNLKALRDFLQTGVKDSKADSDGITMAYSSSVSGEADFVCANIRKLVRSEGYRYSDIAVICASPAKYKDAVNSAAARYDVPVFADLPVPISEKPMLRFFEALLKAADNPTGTNILRYIRSGFVRLPSEKNNGKTVPMTLKERHLVEQHLMEEYAECWDLKRKKWDKPMPHITNASEQRVEEIRIATVTPLVEFAKSVRGIGGRELVKKFTAFLFDKVDISAAIQGKCQDNSTRQLRYVKELTEEYNQLWRTVSEMLTSLYETLDDTPLTLAEFSALIHSCASRISISRTPNVLDSVLFGDPARTRSREVKAVFVMGAADGAFPDIYPEGNSVFTSDDVQRLAENDIELENDEARYSSAVLDAYKAMTLAGEKLFITFTGEKENASEYIADIAKRFGAELINVDNLDALYMTESVKSAEKQYVINSAQLTDGQKKAVEAVLSENEKEPSSIDRIKAVMSNNSGNSDIHRISDIAPIVFPQTALSPTAIEKLNGCKFAYFLRYGMNLSSSAGIAMNASNYGNIMHYIMKYCFENMYDGARENGNPHVSDGRIKDLIEQALAEYREKYLLTEENMSARFNTLYNALSVTAFYLIKYMAQELEKSRFVPSYFELKLESGKSENGFDISPYSFDIELADKSRQTITVGGTVDRVDIAYDDDKSGGQIRVIDYKTGNKDAKLSRIYYGLDLQLLLYLFTLAKNNGANGFTPSAALYHPSGKTSLKDIKAPSDELKRGIWLDEHKEKGFAVEGTQQEAERLLYSGVKFERDKEVSTNFYSAVTIAGDKLKKLESRIEKVVKENTEQVKSGIVDARPLVDDGKALSCEYCDFKDICGMKQSSCVDVGSDEAVGFGEDIVVAKAKKGKGDK from the coding sequence ATGACACATATCATCACAGGTCCTGCCGGAAGCGGCAAGACAGCCGCACTCTATGAGCTTCTTAAGAACGACAGCAAAAGCAGGATACTTCTTGTTCCGGATCAGTTTGTTTTTGAAAGCGAAAGACGTGTTGCCAAGGAAACCGATGAAAAGACTTCGGACATAAAGGTAATGGGCTTTATGTCGCTGTCCGAAAGCATATTGAAAAAGCATTGCCCTCAGAAAACCTATGCGGATACCACGGCAAAGACAGCCATAATGAGCGGTGCTGTCAGAGGGCTGTGCGGCGATCTTAAGTTTTACGGCAATGCCGCAAGGAAAAACGGCTTTGTAGAGATGTGCCTTTCGGCAGTAAACGAACTCAAGGCGGCAGGCATATCCGCTGATGAACTGACGAACACACTGCATTCTCCCGAAAAAAACACGGCTGAACGGCTGCCTGTCCATCTTGCCGAGAAGATGGGCGATATTGCGGCTGTATACAGCGTTTATGATAAAAAGCTGACCGAGAAATATGCCGACAGGCAGGATAATCTTACGCTTGCCGCACAGGTGATAAGAAACGGCGACAGCTTTGACGAAAATACAACGATATATATTGACGGCTTTGACAGCTTCAGCGGAGCACAGCAGAATTTTTTAAGGGCGCTTGCGGATAAGGGCGTGAACTTTGTGGTTGCGCTCTGTACGGACGAAAACAAGGCGGAGGTCTTTGCAACGTGCGACAGGACAGAGCGGCTGTTTGAAAGAGGCAACAGGGAGGATATAAAATATACCCGTCTTTGCGGCAAGGCTCCCCGTTACAAAAACGGCAATCTCAAGGCACTGCGTGACTTTTTACAGACGGGGGTAAAGGATAGCAAGGCGGACAGTGACGGCATAACGATGGCTTATTCGTCCTCTGTCAGCGGCGAGGCTGATTTTGTGTGTGCAAATATCAGAAAGCTGGTACGCAGTGAGGGCTACAGATACTCGGATATTGCGGTGATATGCGCATCTCCCGCAAAATACAAGGACGCAGTAAATTCGGCGGCGGCAAGGTATGATGTGCCTGTATTCGCCGACCTTCCCGTACCGATCTCGGAGAAGCCGATGCTGAGATTCTTTGAGGCGCTTCTCAAAGCGGCGGATAATCCTACAGGTACAAATATACTGCGGTATATAAGAAGCGGTTTTGTGCGTCTGCCGTCCGAAAAGAATAACGGCAAGACAGTCCCTATGACGCTAAAGGAAAGACACCTTGTAGAACAGCATCTTATGGAGGAATATGCGGAGTGCTGGGATCTTAAACGCAAGAAGTGGGATAAGCCTATGCCGCATATAACAAACGCATCAGAGCAGAGGGTAGAGGAGATAAGAATCGCAACGGTTACGCCTCTTGTGGAATTTGCAAAGTCGGTGCGTGGCATCGGCGGCAGGGAGCTTGTAAAGAAGTTTACCGCTTTCCTTTTCGACAAGGTGGATATAAGCGCCGCTATACAGGGCAAGTGTCAGGACAACTCTACAAGACAGCTCCGTTATGTAAAAGAGCTTACCGAGGAATATAACCAGCTGTGGCGTACCGTGTCGGAAATGCTGACATCGCTGTATGAAACGCTTGACGATACTCCTCTTACGCTTGCGGAGTTCTCCGCACTTATCCATAGCTGTGCCTCCCGTATCAGCATATCACGCACTCCGAATGTTCTTGACAGCGTGCTGTTCGGAGATCCTGCAAGAACAAGGAGCAGGGAAGTTAAGGCGGTATTTGTGATGGGAGCCGCAGACGGCGCATTTCCCGACATTTATCCCGAGGGCAACAGCGTGTTCACATCTGATGATGTACAGCGTCTTGCCGAAAACGATATTGAACTTGAAAATGACGAGGCGAGATATTCGTCGGCGGTGCTTGACGCATATAAGGCTATGACGCTTGCAGGCGAGAAGCTGTTTATCACGTTTACCGGTGAAAAGGAAAACGCATCGGAATATATTGCCGATATAGCAAAGCGCTTCGGTGCAGAGCTTATAAACGTGGATAATCTTGACGCACTTTATATGACCGAAAGCGTGAAGTCGGCTGAAAAGCAGTATGTAATAAATTCGGCACAGCTTACGGACGGACAGAAGAAAGCCGTTGAAGCCGTGCTTTCGGAAAACGAAAAGGAACCAAGCTCAATCGACAGGATAAAGGCTGTAATGAGCAATAACAGCGGAAACTCCGACATACACAGGATAAGCGACATTGCGCCGATAGTTTTCCCGCAGACAGCCCTTTCGCCTACGGCAATAGAAAAGCTGAACGGCTGTAAGTTTGCGTATTTCCTGCGCTACGGTATGAACCTTTCATCGTCCGCAGGCATTGCGATGAATGCGAGCAACTACGGAAATATAATGCACTACATAATGAAATACTGCTTTGAAAATATGTATGACGGTGCAAGAGAAAACGGGAATCCTCACGTTTCCGACGGCAGAATAAAGGACCTTATCGAACAGGCGCTTGCGGAGTACAGGGAAAAGTATCTGCTTACCGAGGAGAATATGAGCGCAAGGTTCAACACGCTTTATAACGCACTTTCGGTAACTGCGTTCTATCTTATAAAATATATGGCGCAGGAGCTTGAAAAGAGCAGGTTTGTGCCGTCATATTTCGAACTTAAGCTGGAAAGCGGAAAGAGCGAGAACGGTTTTGACATTTCGCCGTACAGCTTTGACATAGAGCTTGCTGACAAAAGCCGTCAGACGATAACGGTAGGCGGAACGGTAGACCGTGTAGATATAGCGTATGACGATGACAAAAGCGGCGGTCAGATAAGAGTAATAGACTACAAGACCGGAAACAAGGACGCAAAGCTGAGCCGTATCTACTACGGGCTTGACCTGCAGCTTTTACTGTATCTTTTCACACTTGCAAAAAACAACGGGGCAAACGGCTTTACGCCGTCAGCCGCACTGTACCATCCGTCCGGAAAAACTTCTCTCAAGGATATAAAAGCGCCGTCCGACGAACTTAAGCGTGGTATATGGCTTGACGAGCATAAGGAGAAGGGCTTTGCCGTTGAGGGTACTCAGCAGGAAGCGGAACGCCTTTTATACAGCGGCGTGAAGTTTGAAAGGGACAAGGAGGTCAGCACCAATTTCTATTCCGCTGTGACTATAGCCGGCGATAAGCTGAAAAAACTCGAAAGCAGGATAGAAAAGGTTGTAAAAGAAAACACCGAACAGGTAAAAAGCGGTATTGTCGATGCAAGACCGCTTGTCGATGACGGAAAGGCATTATCCTGCGAATACTGCGATTTCAAGGATATATGCGGAATGAAACAGAGTTCGTGCGTTGATGTCGGGTCTGACGAAGCTGTTGGATTCGGTGAGGATATAGTTGTTGCAAAGGCGAAGAAAGGCAAGGGTGATAAGTGA
- a CDS encoding indolepyruvate oxidoreductase subunit beta, whose amino-acid sequence METKSIMIVGVGGQGTLLASRILGSVLGTAGYEVKVSEVHGMSQRGGSVVTYIRYGEKVYSPVIEKGQADMIVSFEQLEAARYVSYLKKDGTIITNTQKISPMPVITGAAEYPDGIIDKIKAMGINIIAVDALSAAEKAGSARAVNVVLMGVLSKVLPGIKLDAWKKAVEKCVPAKVIEINEKAFDLGRDL is encoded by the coding sequence ATGGAAACAAAATCAATAATGATAGTCGGCGTTGGCGGACAGGGTACACTTCTTGCAAGCCGTATACTCGGCAGTGTTCTCGGCACAGCAGGCTATGAGGTTAAGGTAAGCGAAGTACACGGAATGTCACAGCGTGGCGGTTCTGTCGTAACATATATAAGATACGGCGAAAAGGTATACAGCCCCGTTATCGAAAAGGGTCAGGCTGATATGATAGTAAGCTTTGAACAGCTTGAAGCCGCACGTTATGTATCATACCTCAAAAAAGACGGTACAATAATCACAAACACACAGAAGATAAGCCCTATGCCCGTTATCACGGGTGCGGCTGAATATCCCGACGGCATTATCGACAAGATAAAGGCTATGGGTATAAACATTATCGCAGTTGACGCTCTCTCAGCCGCAGAAAAAGCCGGCAGTGCAAGAGCCGTTAACGTTGTGCTTATGGGCGTTCTTTCAAAGGTACTTCCCGGCATCAAGCTTGACGCTTGGAAAAAGGCAGTTGAAAAGTGCGTACCTGCAAAGGTTATAGAGATAAACGAAAAGGCTTTCGATCTCGGCAGAGATCTGTAA
- the aguB gene encoding N-carbamoylputrescine amidase → MISNVKVAAVQMSCSDDREENIAKAERMVRQAASDGANVILLPELFELPYFCQEKNYDYYYLADKTEENPAVKRFMQVAKETGTVIPVSFYEKHGNAFFNTIAMIDCDGSLMGIYRKSHIPDDHFYQEKFYFTPGDTGFKVWNTKFGCIGVGICWDQWFPEAARCMALMGADMLLYPTAIGSEPILECDSMPHWRRAMQGHSAANLVPVIAANRIGTEYVHPTPENQNQNSSLTFYGSSFITDATGAIVSEADRTDEAVITAVIDHEQNRDLRQSWGVFRDRRPELYGKIMEH, encoded by the coding sequence ATGATAAGTAATGTCAAGGTTGCGGCAGTACAGATGAGCTGCAGTGACGACCGTGAAGAAAATATAGCAAAGGCAGAGCGTATGGTAAGACAGGCGGCATCGGACGGAGCGAATGTGATACTTCTCCCCGAGCTGTTCGAGCTTCCGTACTTTTGTCAGGAGAAGAATTACGATTACTATTATCTTGCTGACAAAACCGAAGAAAATCCTGCCGTAAAGCGTTTTATGCAGGTCGCAAAGGAAACCGGTACGGTTATCCCCGTCAGCTTCTACGAAAAGCACGGAAACGCATTTTTCAATACGATAGCTATGATAGACTGTGACGGCTCGCTTATGGGAATATACCGTAAGAGCCACATTCCAGATGACCATTTCTATCAGGAGAAGTTCTACTTCACACCGGGCGACACAGGCTTCAAGGTGTGGAATACAAAGTTCGGCTGTATCGGTGTCGGCATATGCTGGGATCAGTGGTTTCCGGAGGCGGCACGCTGTATGGCTCTTATGGGCGCAGATATGCTCCTTTACCCCACCGCTATCGGCAGTGAGCCTATACTGGAGTGCGACTCGATGCCCCACTGGAGAAGGGCTATGCAGGGTCATTCGGCGGCAAACCTTGTTCCCGTTATCGCCGCAAACAGAATAGGTACAGAGTACGTTCACCCCACCCCGGAAAATCAGAATCAGAACTCATCGCTGACCTTCTACGGCTCGTCATTCATAACCGATGCTACGGGAGCGATAGTTTCAGAGGCTGACAGAACGGACGAGGCGGTTATAACAGCGGTAATAGACCATGAGCAGAACCGTGACCTGCGTCAGAGCTGGGGCGTGTTCCGTGACCGCCGCCCCGAGTTGTACGGAAAGATTATGGAACATTGA